The segment GACCCGCGAGGTCACCGTGGACGCCGACTACGTGCGCAAGATGCTCGCCGACATCGTCAAGGACCAGGACCTCTCCCGCTACATCCTGTAATCGCACGTAGGCACGGGCGACCCGCCCGTGCGAAAACGGAATCCTTCTGTTAGTCTGTTGCACTTCGCATGCAATTCACACGCTATTTCTCCGCCCTGCTGACGGTTGCGGCGCTGGCGCTGCTCACCGGCTGCGGCGCGCAGGGCAACCCGCAGCCGCCCTCGCTCGAGCTTCCCAAGCCGGTCGCGGACTTGAGGGCGGCACGCAAGGGAGACAGGGTCCTGCTCAACTGGACCGCGCCCCGCGAGACCACCGACAAGCTGCGCATCAAGGAAGCCGGCACCGCGCGCGTCTGCCGCGCCACCGCCCCACCGGCTGCGATGGAGTGCTCGCCTGTAGCCGAAGTGCCGGCGGGCCAGGCGCCTGCCGCCGGCGCCGCCAATTTCACGGATACGCTGCCGCGCGAGCTTCAGGAGCAGAATCCCACGGGCTTTGCCGTCTATACGGTGGAAGCGGTGAATGCCCGCGGACGCAGCGCCGGCCTCTCGAATCAGGTACGCGTGCCGCTGACGCCCACGCTGCCGCCGCCCGGCCAGCTCTTCAGCCAGGTCACGGCGGAAGGCCCCGTGCTCTCCTGGGTGGTGCCCGCGGACAAGCAAGGCGAGTCGCTGCTGCTGCCCGAGGCGATGAAAGCGCGATCGCCGGTCGCCTACAGCTACCGGCTCTACCGGCGCGACAAGGAGCGGCCCACCGCCGCCGCGGTAATCGTTCCCATCGAGAACGCGTTTGCATCGCCCAGGCTCGCCCAGCCCAACCTCAACGTCCGGGACACCGGCACGGAGTGGGAGAAAACCTACTTGTACTGGGTGACTACGGTGACCCGGTCCACCGCCGAGGGACAGAGTGTGGAGGTGGAAGGCGAGGACTCGCCGCCCGCCGAGGTGTCCGTCCACGACGTCTTCCCGCCCGCCGCGCCCACGGCAGTGCAGGCGGTGGCTTCCTCCGGGGGCGGCCAGAACTTCATCGACCTTACCTGGACGCTGAACGGCGAGGCTGATCTGGCCGGTTACAACGTCTATCGCCGCGAAGGCGATGCGCAGCCGCAGAAAATCAACGCCGAGCTGGTGAAGACCCCCGCCTTCCGCGACCCCAACGTCACCGCCGGCCACACTTATTTCTACTCGGTCTCCGCCGTGGATCTTCGCAACAACGAAAGTGGGCGCTCGGAAGAGGAGAGCGAGACGGTCCCGCA is part of the Terriglobales bacterium genome and harbors:
- a CDS encoding fibronectin type III domain-containing protein, giving the protein MQFTRYFSALLTVAALALLTGCGAQGNPQPPSLELPKPVADLRAARKGDRVLLNWTAPRETTDKLRIKEAGTARVCRATAPPAAMECSPVAEVPAGQAPAAGAANFTDTLPRELQEQNPTGFAVYTVEAVNARGRSAGLSNQVRVPLTPTLPPPGQLFSQVTAEGPVLSWVVPADKQGESLLLPEAMKARSPVAYSYRLYRRDKERPTAAAVIVPIENAFASPRLAQPNLNVRDTGTEWEKTYLYWVTTVTRSTAEGQSVEVEGEDSPPAEVSVHDVFPPAAPTAVQAVASSGGGQNFIDLTWTLNGEADLAGYNVYRREGDAQPQKINAELVKTPAFRDPNVTAGHTYFYSVSAVDLRNNESGRSEEESETVPQP